The Rhodoluna lacicola genome includes the window GTTCATGACCGATTACATTGCCTGCGGAAAAGTTGTGCCAGAGCGCATTGCAGATATCGTTCGCGGAATTGCCGAAGCATGTAGCGCGGTTGGTGTTGCACTGGTTGGTGGCGAGACCGCCGAGCACCCGGGACTACTTGGTGTTGACGATTACGACGTTGCCGGAGCCGCAGTTGGTGTGGTTGACGCAGCTAAGTTGCTTGGACCACAGAACGTTCGCGTTGGTGACGTTGTGCTTGGCATGGAGTCTTCTGGTTTGCACTCAAATGGTTACTCGCTGGTTCGCAAGATCGTGAGCGACAGCGGACTGGATTACAAGAAGAATGTTTTGGAATTTGGCGACCGCTCGCTTGGCGAGGTTTTGCTTGAGCCAACCAAGCTTTACACCGGTGTTTTGAATTCACTTTTGGAATCTGATCTCGGCAGTGCGGTGCACGCGATGAGTCACATCACCGGCGGAGGAATCGCGGCCAACATTGCGCGCGTATTGCCGCAGGGTGTTGCGGTTGATATTCACCGATCCACCTGGACCCCGCACGAGGTTTTCCAAGTGTTAGCCGGCTGGGGCAAGTTCTCACTAGAGAGCGTTGAGTCAACTTGGAACCTTGGCCTAGGCCAGGCAGTTGTGGTTGATGCGGCCAAGGCCGATGAAGTTGCCGCCGCACTTACCAAGCTTGGTGTGCACACCTGGACTCTTGGAGAAATTGAAGCAGCCCCGGCAGACTTGTCTACTTACGTGCAGGGTGCCAAGGGTGTTGACGGCGGAGCCGTTCGCCTAGTCGGAGAATACAAGTAACTAGTACAGGCTTCTTACGCTGGTTAATCGGTGTAGAAGTTAACTTGGCCGCGCACCCAAACAGTCACCTTCATGCCCAGCTCTGGTGCAAAGGGTCCATTGGCTCTGGCCTGAATCACAAGCGTAGGCAACTTAACCTCAACCAGCGCATCGTGACCAAAGTACTGGCGGCCAATCACCTCGCCATCACCATTTGGATTTGGCTGCAGGTAGAAATTCTCTGGCCTGATTGCAACTCGGCCGGTAGCGCCATTGACCACTTTGTTAAGTGGGGTTAGCAGACCAAGGTCCGTCACGATTTTTTCGTTCTCAATCACACCGTTGATAATCACCGAATCACCCAAGAAGGTGGCCATTTCAATATCTGTTGGTGACTGATAGATCTCGCTTGGGTTTCCAATCTGGGCAAACTCACCATCGCGCAAAATCGCCACGCGGCTTGCCATTGAAAGCGCCTCTTCTTGATCGTGGGTCACCATGATGGCGGTGATGCCAGCCTTGGCAATAACTTTGCGCACGTCTTCGCGAAGGCGCACGCGGAGTTCGGCATCAAGTGAGGAAAAAGGCTCGTCAAGCAGAATCAAATCTGGTTTGGGTGCTAGCGCACGGGCAAGAGCCACGCGGTGGCGCTGACCGCCCGATAGTTCGTGTGGCATCCGCTCTTCAAATCCCACCAGGTCAACCAGTCGCAAGAGTTCTGTTACTCGGGCTGATCGCTCGGTGGCGCTGAGCTTGGTCAAACCAAATTCAATATTTTTAGATACCGATAGGTGAGGGAATAGAGCTGCATCCTGCGGCACAAAACCAACCCGTCGTTCCTCGGCAAGCACGTTGATGCCCTTGCCAAAGACCACGCGGTTATTGATGTGAATTTCGCCAGAGTCGGGTGAGTCAAAGCCAGAGATTAATCTGAGCAGCGTGGTCTTACCCGAACCGCTGCTGCCGAGAACCGCCAGAAATTCTTTTTCGTGCACATCTAGGTTCAGATTAGAAAGTACAGGCTGACCGGCGAAGGTCTTATTAACCGATTGAAGCGAAAGCACAACAGGCACTATTCACGCTCCATTCTTTGGTTAATTTCAAAGCGCACGCTCTGGCGAACTTGTCGATTCAATAGCCACGCAGGAATTCCGGCTACAACTACCAAAAGTAATGCATACGGAGCAGCGGCGGCATAGGCCGATACAGAGGTCTCATTCCAGAGGCGGGTGGCCAGTGTTTCAACACCGGTCTCTCTAAGCAGCAACGTTGCCGGTAGTTCCTTCAAGACTGCAAGCGATACCAGGGCGGCTCCGGCCAAGATCCCTGGGCCAGCTATTGGAATCAGCACTCTTCTTATTGTGTCTAGACGAGAGGCGCCAAGGCTTGCTGCAACTTCATCTAGCGAGCGTGGCACCTGACTGATTGGAGTTTGCATGGCCGCGATGGCGTTGGGTAAGAACAGAATCAGATAGGCAATCAAAACCAAAACACTGGTCTGGTAAATCTGCGGAAGTAGGCGATTGCTTAGGAACACTAGTGACAGCGCAACCACGATTCCCGGCACCGCGTGAGTTACCCAAATGGTGCGATCAAAAATCAAAGAGAGCCTTGAGCGAAATCTAACGGTGAGCAAGGAAATTGCCACACCAAAAATAATTGCAATCACACCACCGGCAAAGGCATAGCTCAGTGAATTTGCCAGTGCTCGTGAAATCTCGTCGATGTCAACTTGTGATAGACCGATTTGAGTTGCTCTAAAAAGACTGAATGCCGGAAGCAACAGACTCATGCCGGTCCAGAGGGCAACGAATGCAAAAGCTAACGGCTGAAGTTTGCCAAGTTGAATGAGTGAGGTTCGGCGAGTACGGCCATCGGTTGGTAAATTTTTGCCGCGCAGGGTTGGTTCCACAATTAGCAGGGCAATCGTTAGCACCACAAGAATGACCGCAAGGCTGGCGGCCCCCGAGCGATCAAAGCTGGATCGGTAGGCACTGTAGATGGCACGGGTGAAGGTGTCAAAGCTCAGAATGGAAACCGCACCAAAATCGCTAAGTGCATAGAGGGCAGAAAGCATTGCGCCAGAAACCGCCGCGGGTCTAACCGCAGGCCAGGTTACCCGGCGAAAGACGTTCCACTTTCCGGCACCAAGTGAGCGAGCAACTTCTTCTGTTGCGGCGTCTGTGCGCACCAGAGTTGCCGAAACCGCCAGGTAAACATATGGCGCGGTGCCGATGGTGAGCACCAACCAAGAAGCGGCGAATCCCTTGAAGCCAGGGAAAAGGGCTGTGAAGGTATACGCAGTCACATAACTTGGCATGGCCAGCGGCAGCGCGGCCAGAATTGCAAAAAGCGAGCGGCCCCTGATGGTGGTGCGCACACTTAGCCAGGCCTGCAGGCTGCCGATAATTACCGCCGACACGGAAACGCAAACGGCTAACAGCAATGAGTTGCCAAGTAGTTCAAAACTTCTTGGTCGCAAAACGTTGGCAAGGAACTTGTCAAAACCAAAATCAGACAGCCGCACCAATAGATAGGTAACCGGAGCCAGTGAAATCAAAACGGCAACAACCGCCAGCACCACTAAGAGTGCCGGTGGTCGTTGCCGAAGTGAATTTTTCAGAATTAACTTTCTAGTCGGTCAGTCCGGCGTCGCGAATTAATTCAAGTGTCTTGGCTAGCGGAGCCAATGCACTCAGGTCAATCTTTGCGGCCGGAAGATCTTTCAAAGCTGGCAAATTGTCCTGGGCTGGAATACCAGTCAGTGAATACTCGGCGGTCTTTTCAACGAAGTAGGTTTGAGCGGTTTCGCTAAGTAGCCATTTTGCAAAAGTCTGAGCCTCTGGCTTATCACTCAAAACCCCAATGCCCGCCACGTTGATTAGGTTTCCGGCGTCGCCCGCTTGGAACCAAGCCATCTTTGAGGTCATCTTGTCTTCGCCAACTTCGGCAGCGCGCTCGTACCAGTAGTAGTGGTTGATTAGGCCCGCTTGAATTTGCCCGGTTTCAACGGCCTCAAGAATCTGACCATTCTTTTCAAAAAGCACGGCGTTGGTCTTCATGGCTTTCAACCAAGCGGCGGTGGCGTCGTCACCCTTGAGCACACGCATTGCGGTCACCGCAGACTGGAACGAAGCGTTGGTAGGTGCAATGCCAATCTTTCCTTTCCAGCGCGGGTCGGCAAGATCAAAAATGGACTTTGGTAAATCAGCCGCACTGACCTGCTTTGGATCATATGAAAAAACTCGACTACGGCCAGAGACACCTACCCAGGTGTTATCTGCTGAGCGATACTTGGCATCAACTAAATTGCTGATGTCTGGGTTGATGGTCTTGAAGGCCCCAGCCTCAGCTACTGCGCCAAGGGCGCCGGCATCCTGTGAGAAAAATACGTCAGCCTGGACGTTGTTGCCCTCTTCAAGAATTTGTGCCGCCAACGATGCGGAATCTGAGTAGCGCACTTCAACGCCTATTCCAGTTTCCTTCGTGAAATCTTTGAGTAGATCTGCAATTAGATCTTCTGAGCGACCCGAGTAAACCGTTATGGTTGCTTCTCCGGTGGTGGGGGTGGTTTCTTTTGCGCAACCGGTAAGGGTGGCTGCTGCGAGTGTTGCCGCTAGGGCAAGGGCGCCAATTTTTAGGGCGCGCTTAGATGCGATATTCAATTTATTCCTTCAGTTTCGTACTGGATGGTAATTCCAGCCGTCTGTTGTATTGACCCGATTGAGTCACTTCAAAAATAAGCCAAATACTCCGATAGAACAAGGGTTAATTAGCTTGAGCGACGTGATTTGAGTCGAAGTGACGATCAATTCCCAACATGCGCTTGAGGCCCAGCTTGGTTACCAGCCACATTGCCTCTAAAACTATAAATTTGCTCATTTTTGAGACACCATGTTCACGTTCAACGAAGGTGATTGGTACTTCTTTGATGCTTGCACCGATGCGTTCGCATTTGCGAGTCATTTCAACTTGAAAGGAATATCCGTGAGCGGCTAAATCTTCTAGGTGCAGTCGCTCAATTAATTGCGCCTGATAGACCCGGAATCCTGCCGTCATATCTTTAATCTTTGAGCCCAACATTAATTTGGCATAGGCGTTGCCCCCGCGCGAAAGAGCCAGGCGATAAGCCGGCCAGTTCTGCACGCTGCCACCAAAAACCCAGCGAGAACCGATCACCAGTTCGTGCGCATTTGCCTCGGCGATTAATTTTGGTAGATCCTCAGCTCGATGACTGCCATCGGCATCCATCTCAACCAGGTAATCAAATTTTTGTTTTAGGCCCCAATCAAATCCCGCCTTGTATGCGTTGGCTAATCCGGTCTTGGCAGTTCGGTGCAGCACGCTGATTTGATTATTGGCAGCAGAAAGTTGGTCGGCAACTGCGCCGGTGCCATCGGGGCTGGCATCATCAACGATCAACAGGCTCACCCCAGGGTTGTGCTTGAAGAGCTCGGTCACCGAGTGCTCAAGGTTCATTGCCTCGTTGTAGGTCGGCATGATTACCAGTGTCTTCACATTTTGAGTCTACTTTTTAGGATTTGTGCTGCACAGCGCAGCCCCATTTGGGTGGGCTCGTGGGGTGCTGTAAATTGGTCAGTAATGTCTAAACACCTAAAAGTCGCCATAATTGGCGCCGGTCCGGCCGGTATCTACGCGGGAAATATCCTGAAAAATCAGCACCCCGATGTTGAAATCGACCTATTTGATTCGCTACCTGCGCCCTACGGTTTGATTCGCTACGGAGTTGCTCCGGATCACCCACGAATCAAGGGAATCGTCAACTCGCTGCACGAAATGTTGGCCGAGGGCACGATTCGTTTTTACGGCAACGTGACTTTTGGTACCGATTTACACCTAAAAGATATTCGCGAGCACTATCACGCGGTGATTTTTGCGACCGGTGCAATTAAAGATGCTCAGCTAAACATTCCGGGAATTGAACTTGACGGTTCATACGGTGCAGCGGATTTTGTTTCTTGGTACGACGGCCACCCAGACTACCCACGCACCTGGCCGCTGGTGGCTAAAGAAGTTGCCGTGCTCGGCAACGGAAACGTGGCCCTAGATGTTGCGCGCGTGCTTGCCAAACTGCCAGATGACATGCTGAGCACAGATATCCCTGCCAACGTTTATGAGGGACTCAAGAATTCACCGGTCACCGATGTGCACGTCTTTGGACGTCGCGGACCAGCAAGCATTAAATTCACACCGATTGAATTGCGCGAACTTGGTGAAGTTAAAGATGTTGACATTGTGGTTTACGAAGAAGACTTTGCCGCGCTGCCTGGCAAAGACTCCTGGTTTGATGAAGATGCCGAGGGCGTTACCAATCAGCACAAGGTGATGGCGCGAATCATGAATGAGTGGCGTGAGCGTGAACTAACCGGCGCACCGAGACGACTACACCTGCACTTCTGGCACAAGCCGGTTGAAGTTCTTGGCACCGATGGAAAAGTTTTTGGCATGAAGTTTGAGCGCACAGCAGATGCTGGCGCAGGCGCAATTTCACACACCGGTGAATTCCGTGAATACGCGGTGCAGGCTGTTTACCGTGCGATTGGTTACTTTGGTTCGGAGTTGCCAGGAATTCCGTTTGATGAAAAGTACGGTGTGATTCGCAACGATGGTGGTCGCGTAGTTGATGAGCACGGCAAGCGCATTACCGGAATGTACGCAACCGGTTGGATTAAGCGCGGACCCGTTGGTC containing:
- the purM gene encoding phosphoribosylformylglycinamidine cyclo-ligase, with the translated sequence MTNAYAASGVDTEAGDLAVELMKRAVGATHNDLVMGGLGGFAGMMDVSFLKKYDRPLLATSTDGVGTKVAIAQAIDKHDTIGQDLVGMVVDDIVVVGAKSLFMTDYIACGKVVPERIADIVRGIAEACSAVGVALVGGETAEHPGLLGVDDYDVAGAAVGVVDAAKLLGPQNVRVGDVVLGMESSGLHSNGYSLVRKIVSDSGLDYKKNVLEFGDRSLGEVLLEPTKLYTGVLNSLLESDLGSAVHAMSHITGGGIAANIARVLPQGVAVDIHRSTWTPHEVFQVLAGWGKFSLESVESTWNLGLGQAVVVDAAKADEVAAALTKLGVHTWTLGEIEAAPADLSTYVQGAKGVDGGAVRLVGEYK
- a CDS encoding ABC transporter ATP-binding protein; this encodes MPVVLSLQSVNKTFAGQPVLSNLNLDVHEKEFLAVLGSSGSGKTTLLRLISGFDSPDSGEIHINNRVVFGKGINVLAEERRVGFVPQDAALFPHLSVSKNIEFGLTKLSATERSARVTELLRLVDLVGFEERMPHELSGGQRHRVALARALAPKPDLILLDEPFSSLDAELRVRLREDVRKVIAKAGITAIMVTHDQEEALSMASRVAILRDGEFAQIGNPSEIYQSPTDIEMATFLGDSVIINGVIENEKIVTDLGLLTPLNKVVNGATGRVAIRPENFYLQPNPNGDGEVIGRQYFGHDALVEVKLPTLVIQARANGPFAPELGMKVTVWVRGQVNFYTD
- a CDS encoding ABC transporter permease, which produces MVLAVVAVLISLAPVTYLLVRLSDFGFDKFLANVLRPRSFELLGNSLLLAVCVSVSAVIIGSLQAWLSVRTTIRGRSLFAILAALPLAMPSYVTAYTFTALFPGFKGFAASWLVLTIGTAPYVYLAVSATLVRTDAATEEVARSLGAGKWNVFRRVTWPAVRPAAVSGAMLSALYALSDFGAVSILSFDTFTRAIYSAYRSSFDRSGAASLAVILVVLTIALLIVEPTLRGKNLPTDGRTRRTSLIQLGKLQPLAFAFVALWTGMSLLLPAFSLFRATQIGLSQVDIDEISRALANSLSYAFAGGVIAIIFGVAISLLTVRFRSRLSLIFDRTIWVTHAVPGIVVALSLVFLSNRLLPQIYQTSVLVLIAYLILFLPNAIAAMQTPISQVPRSLDEVAASLGASRLDTIRRVLIPIAGPGILAGAALVSLAVLKELPATLLLRETGVETLATRLWNETSVSAYAAAAPYALLLVVVAGIPAWLLNRQVRQSVRFEINQRMERE
- a CDS encoding iron ABC transporter substrate-binding protein, whose amino-acid sequence is MNIASKRALKIGALALAATLAAATLTGCAKETTPTTGEATITVYSGRSEDLIADLLKDFTKETGIGVEVRYSDSASLAAQILEEGNNVQADVFFSQDAGALGAVAEAGAFKTINPDISNLVDAKYRSADNTWVGVSGRSRVFSYDPKQVSAADLPKSIFDLADPRWKGKIGIAPTNASFQSAVTAMRVLKGDDATAAWLKAMKTNAVLFEKNGQILEAVETGQIQAGLINHYYWYERAAEVGEDKMTSKMAWFQAGDAGNLINVAGIGVLSDKPEAQTFAKWLLSETAQTYFVEKTAEYSLTGIPAQDNLPALKDLPAAKIDLSALAPLAKTLELIRDAGLTD
- a CDS encoding polyprenol monophosphomannose synthase; amino-acid sequence: MKTLVIMPTYNEAMNLEHSVTELFKHNPGVSLLIVDDASPDGTGAVADQLSAANNQISVLHRTAKTGLANAYKAGFDWGLKQKFDYLVEMDADGSHRAEDLPKLIAEANAHELVIGSRWVFGGSVQNWPAYRLALSRGGNAYAKLMLGSKIKDMTAGFRVYQAQLIERLHLEDLAAHGYSFQVEMTRKCERIGASIKEVPITFVEREHGVSKMSKFIVLEAMWLVTKLGLKRMLGIDRHFDSNHVAQAN
- a CDS encoding FAD-dependent oxidoreductase translates to MSKHLKVAIIGAGPAGIYAGNILKNQHPDVEIDLFDSLPAPYGLIRYGVAPDHPRIKGIVNSLHEMLAEGTIRFYGNVTFGTDLHLKDIREHYHAVIFATGAIKDAQLNIPGIELDGSYGAADFVSWYDGHPDYPRTWPLVAKEVAVLGNGNVALDVARVLAKLPDDMLSTDIPANVYEGLKNSPVTDVHVFGRRGPASIKFTPIELRELGEVKDVDIVVYEEDFAALPGKDSWFDEDAEGVTNQHKVMARIMNEWRERELTGAPRRLHLHFWHKPVEVLGTDGKVFGMKFERTADAGAGAISHTGEFREYAVQAVYRAIGYFGSELPGIPFDEKYGVIRNDGGRVVDEHGKRITGMYATGWIKRGPVGLIGHTKSDAMETIANLVSDIETLVDPTEESVLTKLIERGVEYTDWSGWLKLNEHELSLGAADTSHVDRERVKVVDRDEQVKISRS